A stretch of the Nitrosopumilus sp. genome encodes the following:
- a CDS encoding DNA-binding protein yields MSEEDFELERLKAKRLAEMQKNISSRQATNESPDTKKKNIAKPRDSLVKILRFRGLEVLENAETQFPNETKIIVEKLSELIKTGEINETLDGGKLLMLFRSVGLNVRMETKINVEQDGKFVSLSDKLSSKSSQNSDEE; encoded by the coding sequence TTGAGCGAAGAAGATTTTGAACTTGAAAGATTAAAGGCAAAACGACTTGCTGAAATGCAAAAAAATATTTCTTCTCGACAAGCAACTAATGAATCTCCAGACACTAAAAAGAAAAATATTGCGAAACCTAGAGATTCACTTGTAAAAATTCTTAGATTTCGAGGATTAGAAGTTTTGGAAAACGCTGAAACTCAATTTCCAAATGAAACAAAAATTATTGTAGAAAAATTATCTGAATTAATTAAAACAGGTGAAATTAATGAAACACTTGATGGCGGAAAATTATTGATGTTGTTTAGATCAGTTGGACTCAATGTTAGAATGGAAACTAAAATTAACGTTGAACAAGATGGAAAATTTGTATCATTAAGTGACAAACTTAGTAGCAAATCATCTCAAAATAGTGATGAAGAATGA
- a CDS encoding 30S ribosomal protein S11: MSEIEAQVEEVSVEEAEMPSEEVETDVVETKAQPEAKKEGPDKWGIAHIYSSYNNTIIHMTDLTGAETVAISSGGIHVNADRYESSPFAAMKAANAVVESARTKGFTGFHIRVRAVGGVGSRVPGPGAQAAIRALARGGFKIGRIDDVTPIPHDTTRKKGGKRGRRV, translated from the coding sequence TTGTCAGAAATCGAAGCACAAGTTGAAGAAGTTTCAGTTGAAGAGGCAGAAATGCCAAGTGAGGAAGTAGAAACTGACGTAGTAGAAACTAAAGCTCAACCAGAGGCTAAGAAAGAAGGACCTGATAAATGGGGAATTGCCCATATTTACAGTAGTTACAATAACACAATTATTCACATGACTGATCTTACTGGTGCAGAGACTGTTGCTATTAGTTCAGGTGGAATCCATGTTAATGCCGATAGGTATGAATCATCACCATTTGCTGCAATGAAAGCTGCAAATGCAGTGGTAGAATCTGCAAGGACCAAAGGATTTACAGGATTTCACATAAGAGTTCGTGCTGTGGGTGGAGTTGGTTCCAGAGTACCGGGCCCAGGAGCACAAGCTGCAATTAGAGCTTTGGCAAGAGGCGGATTTAAGATTGGAAGAATTGATGATGTAACACCTATTCCTCATGATACCACCAGAAAGAAAGGTGGAAAAAGAGGAAGAAGAGTTTAG